The Solanum lycopersicum chromosome 6, SLM_r2.1 genome has a window encoding:
- the LOC101245464 gene encoding protein transport protein Sec61 subunit beta-like, with amino-acid sequence MARGSSSQSTSSSTTRPGTAAPRGSAAATAGMRRRRLGASSSTAGGGGGNPVVGSGNASNMLRFYTDDSPGLKISPTVVLVMSLCFIGFVTTLHVLGKFYRYRSGSGSGSGA; translated from the coding sequence ATGGCACGAGGCTCTTCTTCCCAATCCACATCCTCCTCTACAACCCGTCCGGGTACCGCCGCACCCCGTGGCTCCGCCGCCGCTACAGCTGGTATGCGCCGACGCAGGCTCGGTGCTTCATCCTCTACCGCTGGCGGTGGTGGTGGTAACCCTGTAGTAGGCTCCGGCAACGCTAGCAACATGCTCCGTTTCTATACCGATGATTCTCCAGGTCTGAAAATTAGCCCGACTGTCGTCCTTGTGATGAGCCTATGCTTCATCGGATTCGTTACTACTCTCCATGTCCTCGGCAAATTCTACCGCTACCGATCTGGCTCTGGCTCTGGCTCTGGAGCCTGA